Part of the Sphingobacterium sp. LZ7M1 genome, GATGAAATTGGTGTATTTATGAAGCAAGGTACAGGATTGTCAAATATCTTGGCGGCGAACAAAAAATACATCACCAATGGAAACGGGAACTTTACGGCAACGGGAGGTGATATCATCAATTATCCTGAAACTGGGCAGGTAGATTTTATCGCATATTATCCTTTTTCAACTGCGATAAATGGAACTAGATTAGATTTTAATGTTACGGATCAGAGCAATTTAGCGAAGATTGATGTGATGTATTCAGACAATGCAAAGAATTTGGGGAAAAATTCGGGTCCTGCAAGTTTGGAATTTGCACATAAGTTGACAAAAATCGAGTTGATTGTTAAGGCTGGAACTGGCGTGAACAATTTAACAGGTTTAAGAGCAGCTTATAATAATGTACCTACCGTTTCAAGTATGGAACTTTCGACAGGAGCTATCGCAGCAGGAACTAGCAATGCAAATATCAACGCAAAGGTTACAGCTCAAAATGCGGATCAATTTGTTGAAGCTATCTTAATTCCTTCTGATTATAGTACAAAAGAGGTTGTGTTTACAGTTGGATCTGATAATTATAAATGGACTTTACCGGCAAACTTGAACTATGAAGCTGGTAAGAAATACACTTATAATATCACTCTTCAGGTAGGCGGATTAGTTGCCGTTACTGGAAATGCGATTATCACAGATTGGACCTCAGTTACTGGTGGAACACATACTATTGGCAAAGATGGTGGTACAGTTACTCCTCCAACTCCTACTGGTGTTGAACAAACTATTTTTGAAGAAACTTTTGGTGATATCTCAATGGATGATAGGTCTAAAAGGTTTAGAATCGGTCAGTATACTGGATTTTATAATAAGACCGTAAGCTATTCAGATCTGTATACTGCAGAATATGCCGACATCCGTAGAACCACTACCATGGATGCCCATGTTTGGTTGCCAGCAAATAGAACCACAGGGTTAAAGATCCAAAACATTAATACAACTGGCTTTACTAATTTAAAACTGACCTATTCAATGGCTTCAAATCGTCCTGGACAGAAGGTGGAGAATGTGAAAGTTAAAATCAATGGTCAAGAAATGCAACAACCTGGCGTATTGGGAGGTCAAAACTCTTTCTCTACTCAAACTATTAACACAGGTATTCCTGCAGCTCCGATCACTATTGAATTTGATGCGATTTCAGCATTAAATGAGGGTGGTTATCGTATCGATAATATCAAATTAGTAGGAACAAAATAATCATTTTAATCAAGGTTGGGGGATAAAATTCCCCTTCCTTGTTCAATGAAACCTTTCGAATATTAAAGAATATGCAAAGGATTTTTTCCATAATCTTTTTGTTGACTTGCTTTTGTGTAGCCGTCTTGGGGCAGGAAGGAATTCAACTATCAGGTAAGGTGGTCCACAGCCGCACGAAAATCCCCTTGGTGGGTGTTTCGGTTTACTTGGAACAGAACAAGATGAACAGCAGTAGCAACGAGGAAGGGGAGTTTGTCTTTGTCAACTTGAAATCCGGACCTGAAAAATTAATCATTCAGTCAGCTGGATTTAGAAACTATGAGATGG contains:
- a CDS encoding fimbrillin family protein, giving the protein MKTKQLLAATLAFIALVSSCKKDDYRKLEKTNPSEVKFTSRILGTTATKANGNAWDANDEIGVFMKQGTGLSNILAANKKYITNGNGNFTATGGDIINYPETGQVDFIAYYPFSTAINGTRLDFNVTDQSNLAKIDVMYSDNAKNLGKNSGPASLEFAHKLTKIELIVKAGTGVNNLTGLRAAYNNVPTVSSMELSTGAIAAGTSNANINAKVTAQNADQFVEAILIPSDYSTKEVVFTVGSDNYKWTLPANLNYEAGKKYTYNITLQVGGLVAVTGNAIITDWTSVTGGTHTIGKDGGTVTPPTPTGVEQTIFEETFGDISMDDRSKRFRIGQYTGFYNKTVSYSDLYTAEYADIRRTTTMDAHVWLPANRTTGLKIQNINTTGFTNLKLTYSMASNRPGQKVENVKVKINGQEMQQPGVLGGQNSFSTQTINTGIPAAPITIEFDAISALNEGGYRIDNIKLVGTK